In Endozoicomonas sp. GU-1, one DNA window encodes the following:
- a CDS encoding PqiC family protein, with protein MSRYLRILNLVKGQNAAAKAFFLIILLSGCSARNPNYHDYTLVAATVSQEQTVLPDTATLGVFPVTVAGWLDKKTITWSDGGVRLQSSANDHWGEPLPELLTQAMVQNLRQRVHSGTWISSGPWVRNKRPEVVAFVDVQSITLVNRQLRMNVAWSLEGQDQQVIARQERVYTLPLASDVSTQALVQTLSQVWGRVANDMLQGFLGK; from the coding sequence TCCTGATCATATTGCTCTCGGGCTGTTCCGCCAGGAACCCCAACTATCATGATTATACGCTGGTGGCAGCAACGGTTTCACAGGAGCAGACTGTGCTGCCGGACACCGCTACACTGGGGGTTTTTCCGGTGACTGTTGCCGGTTGGCTGGATAAGAAAACAATTACCTGGAGCGATGGTGGTGTTCGTTTACAGTCCTCTGCGAATGATCACTGGGGGGAGCCCTTACCAGAGCTGCTGACACAGGCTATGGTGCAAAATCTGCGTCAACGGGTTCACTCCGGCACTTGGATAAGCTCCGGCCCCTGGGTCCGCAATAAACGCCCGGAAGTGGTCGCCTTTGTTGATGTTCAGTCCATAACGCTGGTGAACCGGCAGTTACGGATGAACGTGGCCTGGTCCCTGGAAGGGCAGGATCAGCAGGTCATTGCCCGGCAGGAGAGGGTCTATACTCTGCCGCTGGCGAGTGATGTTTCTACACAAGCTCTCGTTCAGACATTAAGCCAGGTCTGGGGAAGGGTTGCCAACGATATGCTTCAGGGTTTTCTTGGCAAATAA
- the udp gene encoding uridine phosphorylase codes for MNSSEVFHLGLSQKVLNGATLAIVPGDPERVERIAALMDNPIKLASLREFTSWRGELEGQSVVVCSTGIGGPSTSIAIEELAQLGIRTFLRVGTTGAIQPHINVGDVIITTGSVRMDGASRHFAPINYPAVADFQCTRALVDTAEQDGLNYWTGITASSDTFYPGQERYDTFTQRVRKELQGSMAEWQSMGVLNYEMESATLLTMCSAMGLKAGCVAGVIVNRTCNETPDTEKLASVEPNAINTVIGAARRLLGNTG; via the coding sequence ATGAACAGTAGCGAAGTTTTTCATCTCGGCCTGAGCCAGAAGGTTCTGAATGGTGCCACACTGGCCATTGTCCCCGGTGATCCGGAGCGGGTCGAACGTATTGCTGCACTGATGGATAACCCGATCAAGCTGGCCAGCCTCCGGGAGTTCACCTCCTGGCGAGGGGAGCTGGAGGGTCAATCTGTCGTGGTTTGTTCAACCGGTATCGGTGGACCTTCCACATCTATTGCCATAGAAGAGCTGGCACAACTGGGTATCCGGACTTTTCTGAGAGTTGGTACCACGGGCGCCATCCAGCCCCATATCAATGTGGGCGATGTCATTATCACCACCGGTTCCGTCCGCATGGACGGTGCCAGCCGACATTTTGCCCCCATCAACTATCCTGCCGTTGCTGACTTTCAGTGTACCCGGGCACTGGTAGATACCGCTGAACAAGACGGGCTTAACTACTGGACTGGTATTACCGCCTCCAGCGACACCTTCTACCCCGGTCAGGAACGTTATGACACCTTCACCCAGCGGGTCAGAAAAGAGCTACAGGGCTCTATGGCAGAGTGGCAGTCGATGGGAGTGCTTAACTATGAAATGGAGTCTGCAACCCTTCTGACCATGTGTTCTGCCATGGGGCTTAAGGCCGGGTGCGTTGCCGGGGTCATTGTTAACCGTACCTGCAATGAAACGCCAGATACTGAAAAGCTGGCCAGTGTTGAGCCCAACGCGATTAACACCGTGATCGGGGCAGCCAGGAGGCTTCTGGGCAACACGGGCTGA
- a CDS encoding sodium-dependent transporter translates to MPPENRITSNRAFIFAIAGAAIGLGNIWRFPYVAGENGGSLFFLLYIIFVVLLGLPVMVAEVVVGRAGRASPASSLRQLAVSAGHTRHWSKLAWMGTLAATMILSFYSVVSGWVLHFFFQSLSGGLSANSIQATSRHFQQLLESPWQVVLYHGLFIVMTVAISGRAISKGIERLNNWLMPLMYLILVVLLIYASQFSGFAPALDYLFAIRFEALSGGVVLEAMGHAFFTLAIGACCLMAYGAYMPERQSVVKAVLVVALLDVLVAVMVGIATFAVVFSEGLSVAEGPGLMFITLPVALAQMPFGSLVLPLFFLLLVMAVWTSAVNLAEPLVVMMSRLCSGLRATGATIAGVMIFLVGLIPGLSFSVWQQVAVDGKTLFDLYTAFATQVMLPAVGLLVLYFCGYIMERKVLIEQLGMQGKSLKTWQLLIRWVSPALLLMVIIGELFQF, encoded by the coding sequence ATGCCACCTGAAAACAGAATCACTTCCAATCGTGCGTTTATTTTTGCTATTGCCGGGGCTGCCATCGGTTTGGGAAATATCTGGCGTTTCCCTTATGTAGCCGGTGAAAACGGAGGAAGCCTGTTTTTCCTTCTGTATATTATTTTTGTGGTGTTGCTGGGGTTGCCAGTCATGGTTGCCGAGGTTGTGGTTGGCCGGGCAGGGCGGGCATCACCCGCCAGCAGTCTGCGCCAGCTGGCGGTCAGTGCTGGCCATACCAGGCACTGGAGTAAGCTGGCCTGGATGGGGACGCTGGCGGCCACAATGATTCTCTCATTCTACAGTGTGGTGTCCGGCTGGGTGCTGCACTTTTTCTTTCAGTCGCTCTCGGGGGGACTTTCAGCCAACAGCATTCAAGCGACTTCGAGACATTTTCAACAGCTGCTGGAATCACCCTGGCAGGTGGTTTTATATCACGGTCTGTTTATTGTTATGACTGTGGCCATCAGTGGTCGAGCCATTTCCAAAGGCATTGAGCGGTTGAATAACTGGCTGATGCCCCTGATGTACCTGATTCTGGTGGTTCTACTGATATATGCCAGTCAGTTCAGTGGTTTTGCGCCAGCCCTTGATTACCTGTTTGCGATCAGGTTTGAGGCCCTCAGCGGCGGTGTGGTGCTGGAGGCAATGGGCCATGCCTTTTTTACCCTGGCCATTGGTGCCTGTTGTCTGATGGCCTATGGGGCTTATATGCCGGAGAGGCAGTCGGTGGTTAAGGCAGTATTGGTGGTTGCCTTGCTTGATGTGCTGGTGGCGGTGATGGTCGGTATTGCCACCTTTGCCGTGGTATTCAGTGAAGGGCTGTCGGTGGCGGAAGGTCCCGGGCTGATGTTTATCACCCTGCCGGTTGCCCTGGCTCAAATGCCCTTTGGCTCGCTGGTTTTACCCTTATTCTTTCTTCTTCTGGTCATGGCGGTTTGGACATCGGCAGTCAATCTGGCGGAGCCGCTGGTGGTGATGATGAGTCGCCTGTGTTCAGGCTTGCGCGCCACAGGAGCCACCATAGCCGGTGTTATGATATTTCTGGTCGGGTTAATACCCGGGCTCTCTTTCAGTGTCTGGCAGCAGGTTGCTGTTGATGGCAAAACGTTGTTTGACCTTTATACCGCCTTTGCTACCCAGGTTATGCTGCCAGCCGTTGGGCTTTTGGTGCTTTATTTTTGCGGGTATATCATGGAAAGAAAAGTGCTGATTGAACAGTTGGGCATGCAGGGCAAATCCCTGAAAACCTGGCAGCTCCTGATCCGCTGGGTCAGCCCTGCATTGCTGTTGATGGTCATCATCGGTGAGCTGTTTCAATTTTGA
- a CDS encoding FKBP-type peptidyl-prolyl cis-trans isomerase: MCSGSRCTLGSRLSGKTAQTPEVELNTDDQKAAYAIGASVGNFASQTLKQQDELGVVLDRALVQQGLLDALADQVKMNEEEMGAALRAHEQKMNTVVQENATKKREETRQTGAKYLEDNAVKEGVSVTESGLQYEVIKQGDGPKPTAADTVTVHYTGTLTDGTVFDSSKQRGQPATFPLANVIKGWTEGVALMSVGSEYRLTIPAELAYGDQEVGSIPAGSVLVFEVELISIEGKEEAASE, from the coding sequence ATCTGCTCTGGCAGCCGCTGTACTCTTGGCAGCAGGCTGTCAGGAAAGACCGCCCAGACTCCTGAAGTTGAGTTAAACACGGATGATCAGAAAGCCGCCTATGCCATTGGTGCCTCTGTTGGTAACTTTGCCAGTCAGACACTGAAGCAGCAGGATGAGCTGGGTGTTGTTCTCGACCGTGCGCTGGTTCAGCAGGGCTTGCTGGACGCCCTTGCCGATCAGGTCAAAATGAACGAGGAAGAAATGGGCGCAGCACTTCGGGCTCATGAGCAGAAGATGAACACCGTCGTTCAGGAGAACGCTACCAAAAAGCGTGAGGAGACCCGTCAAACCGGTGCCAAATACCTGGAAGATAATGCCGTTAAAGAAGGTGTTTCCGTGACTGAGTCCGGTCTGCAATATGAAGTTATCAAGCAGGGAGACGGCCCAAAACCAACCGCAGCGGATACTGTTACCGTTCATTACACCGGTACGCTGACTGATGGCACTGTCTTCGACAGCAGCAAGCAGAGAGGTCAGCCAGCAACGTTCCCCCTGGCAAACGTAATCAAGGGCTGGACTGAGGGTGTTGCCCTGATGTCTGTTGGCTCTGAATATCGCCTGACGATTCCCGCTGAGCTGGCTTACGGCGACCAGGAAGTTGGTTCCATTCCAGCAGGCTCCGTGCTGGTATTTGAGGTTGAGCTGATCAGCATTGAAGGCAAAGAAGAAGCCGCCAGCGAATAA
- a CDS encoding lytic transglycosylase domain-containing protein — MAETDKRQMDKPYRPVCIQDPKDGWQSLRHGFRLMAYYHNAKVKEQLKAFPQYYFNRLSERILVYQFYLNRKIQEKGLPAELALLPLIESELDLKARSSARAMGLWQLMPRTARAYGLKVSKKCDERTDLEKATDAALTYIEYLYKRTSDWMLTIAAYNAGLYRVKQSIAQAEASGEYSDAGFWSLDLPAETRKHVAKFLALSHVVLLPDKHGIRLPALSVVEGDGFSRVKSGYHSPECVIHSAGCLYCRQLVLMVLYIYFQAF, encoded by the coding sequence ATGGCAGAGACGGATAAGCGTCAAATGGATAAGCCCTACCGGCCGGTCTGCATTCAAGACCCAAAAGATGGCTGGCAGTCGTTACGACATGGTTTTCGGTTAATGGCCTACTATCACAATGCCAAGGTCAAAGAGCAGCTGAAAGCATTTCCCCAATATTATTTTAACCGTCTGTCCGAACGAATCCTGGTGTATCAATTTTATTTGAACAGGAAGATTCAGGAAAAAGGTCTGCCGGCAGAGCTGGCCCTGCTACCGCTGATCGAAAGCGAGCTTGACCTCAAAGCCCGTTCATCAGCACGGGCGATGGGGCTGTGGCAGTTGATGCCCCGAACAGCCAGGGCTTACGGGCTTAAGGTGTCGAAAAAGTGTGATGAAAGAACTGACCTGGAAAAAGCCACTGATGCCGCATTGACCTATATTGAGTACCTCTATAAAAGAACCAGTGACTGGATGTTAACCATTGCTGCTTATAACGCTGGCCTTTACCGGGTGAAACAAAGCATTGCTCAGGCTGAAGCGTCGGGAGAATATTCAGATGCGGGTTTCTGGAGCCTTGATTTGCCAGCTGAGACCCGAAAACATGTGGCCAAGTTTCTGGCCCTCAGCCATGTGGTTCTTCTGCCGGATAAGCATGGCATCAGGTTGCCAGCCCTTTCTGTTGTCGAGGGTGATGGTTTTTCCAGAGTCAAATCGGGCTATCACTCTCCAGAGTGTGTTATTCACAGCGCTGGTTGTCTCTATTGTCGCCAGCTGGTGCTTATGGTGCTTTACATTTATTTTCAGGCATTTTAA